A single Sulfurimonas aquatica DNA region contains:
- the secA gene encoding preprotein translocase subunit SecA: MLQAFMGKVFGTSNDRELKKYLKRVKKINELESKYESLDDSSLQAAFEELKKRVLQDNATLEEVLPDSFAITREAGKRVLGMRHFDVQLVGGMALHEGRIAEMKTGEGKTLVATLAITLNAMSGNGVHLVTVNDYLASRDAAEMAPLYEFLGYSVGTILEDSHDPAEKIAAYAADITYGTNNEFGFDYLRDNMSYSADQMAQKKHNFVIVDEVDSILIDEARTPLIISGPTNRNMQDYQNANSVALKLEKETHFTVDEKDKVVLITEEGITKAEELFGVENLYSAENSSLSHILDQALKSNYLFEKDVDYVVNDNEVVIVDEFTGRLSEGRRFSEGLHQALEAKEGVDIKEETQTLADITFQNYFRMYDKLAGMTGTAETEATEFAQIYNLDVVSIPTNIPIKRKDLNDLIYKTEAEKFDAVIDTIKKLSETGQPVLIGTASIEKSELLHSVLKKEKIAHTVLNAKNHAQEGEIIKSAGAKGAVTIATNMAGRGVDIKVNDEVRALGGLYIIGTERHENRRIDNQLRGRSGRQGDAGTTQFYLSLEDSLLRIFGSDKIKSIMEKLGVEDGEYIESKMVTRAVEKAQKKVENLHYEGRKQIVEYDDVANEQRKIIYKFRNQLLDEEYDISTKVNDIREEYVANLLQTCDIYEGGIKDDFNINKLCELIQEKMNHKIEENDLEGLEYEELSEYVVNSLKVAYDEKMSVLDEKVKHDIEKEFYLKELDSAWRDHLYEMDSMKTGIRLRAYNQKDPLVEYKKESFNLFTDLIGDIKFNTIRTLQIIQFRQESAEEEAAAIAEKLAQQQREQEARMNFNISSDISIEKKVARNDPCPCGSGKKYKQCCGKSGPKKGAFAS; this comes from the coding sequence ATGCTACAAGCATTCATGGGTAAGGTATTTGGAACTTCAAATGACCGCGAATTAAAAAAATATTTAAAAAGAGTTAAAAAAATAAACGAGCTAGAGAGTAAATATGAGTCTCTAGATGACAGTTCATTACAAGCTGCGTTTGAAGAATTAAAGAAAAGAGTCTTACAAGATAATGCAACTTTAGAAGAAGTTTTGCCAGACTCTTTTGCTATTACTAGAGAAGCTGGAAAAAGAGTCTTAGGAATGAGACACTTTGATGTGCAGCTTGTTGGAGGAATGGCCCTACACGAAGGTAGAATTGCTGAAATGAAAACTGGTGAAGGAAAGACGCTTGTTGCAACTTTGGCAATTACTCTCAATGCCATGAGTGGCAATGGCGTTCACCTTGTAACGGTAAATGATTACTTAGCCTCTCGTGATGCTGCAGAGATGGCTCCATTATATGAATTTCTTGGATATAGCGTTGGAACGATACTAGAAGACTCTCATGACCCGGCTGAAAAAATTGCTGCATATGCCGCTGATATCACTTATGGAACAAACAATGAATTTGGATTTGACTACTTACGTGACAATATGAGCTATTCAGCAGATCAAATGGCTCAAAAAAAGCACAACTTTGTAATTGTTGATGAAGTCGATTCAATTTTAATTGATGAAGCAAGAACACCACTTATAATCTCTGGTCCGACCAATAGAAATATGCAGGATTATCAAAATGCAAATAGCGTTGCGTTAAAACTCGAAAAAGAGACACACTTTACAGTTGATGAAAAAGATAAAGTTGTGCTAATCACCGAAGAGGGAATAACAAAAGCTGAAGAACTTTTTGGTGTAGAAAACCTTTATAGCGCTGAAAACTCTTCACTTTCTCATATTTTAGACCAAGCACTTAAATCAAATTATCTGTTTGAAAAAGATGTAGACTATGTTGTAAACGATAATGAAGTAGTCATCGTTGATGAGTTTACAGGAAGACTTAGTGAAGGTAGACGTTTTTCAGAAGGACTACATCAGGCGTTAGAAGCAAAAGAGGGCGTTGATATAAAAGAAGAGACGCAAACTCTTGCAGATATCACATTTCAAAACTATTTTAGAATGTATGATAAGCTCGCAGGTATGACAGGTACAGCAGAGACTGAAGCAACAGAGTTTGCTCAAATATATAATCTTGACGTTGTTTCAATTCCTACCAATATTCCAATTAAAAGAAAAGATCTTAACGACCTTATATATAAAACAGAAGCAGAAAAGTTTGACGCAGTAATTGATACAATTAAAAAATTAAGTGAAACAGGACAACCAGTTCTTATTGGTACTGCTTCTATAGAGAAGTCTGAGCTACTTCATAGTGTATTAAAAAAAGAGAAAATCGCACATACTGTTTTAAACGCTAAAAACCATGCTCAAGAGGGTGAAATTATCAAGTCTGCTGGAGCCAAAGGTGCCGTAACGATTGCAACAAACATGGCTGGTCGTGGTGTCGACATTAAAGTTAATGATGAAGTAAGAGCGCTTGGCGGCCTATACATTATCGGTACAGAGAGGCATGAAAACAGAAGAATTGACAATCAACTTCGTGGACGTAGTGGGCGTCAAGGTGATGCTGGAACTACTCAGTTCTATCTCTCTCTAGAAGATAGTTTACTGCGTATTTTTGGTTCTGATAAGATTAAATCAATTATGGAAAAACTTGGTGTAGAGGATGGTGAATACATTGAGTCTAAAATGGTTACTCGCGCAGTTGAAAAGGCTCAGAAAAAAGTAGAAAACCTTCATTACGAAGGAAGAAAGCAGATTGTTGAGTATGATGATGTTGCAAATGAGCAGAGAAAAATAATTTATAAATTTAGAAATCAACTTTTAGATGAAGAGTATGATATATCCACTAAGGTAAATGATATAAGAGAAGAGTATGTTGCAAATCTGCTTCAAACTTGTGATATATATGAGGGTGGCATTAAGGACGATTTTAATATCAACAAACTATGCGAACTCATTCAAGAAAAAATGAACCATAAAATTGAAGAGAATGATCTTGAGGGCTTAGAGTATGAAGAGTTATCTGAATATGTAGTAAATAGCTTAAAAGTAGCATATGATGAGAAGATGAGTGTTCTTGATGAAAAAGTTAAGCACGACATAGAAAAAGAGTTCTATCTTAAAGAGTTGGATAGTGCATGGAGGGATCATCTTTACGAAATGGATAGCATGAAGACTGGTATAAGACTTCGCGCATACAATCAAAAAGATCCATTAGTAGAGTATAAAAAAGAGAGTTTTAACCTCTTTACAGATCTTATTGGTGACATCAAGTTCAACACCATCAGAACACTGCAGATAATACAATTCAGACAAGAATCAGCTGAAGAAGAGGCTGCCGCTATAGCTGAAAAATTAGCTCAGCAACAAAGAGAACAAGAAGCTAGAATGAATTTTAATATTTCTAGCGATATTTCTATAGAAAAAAAAGTTGCTAGAAATGACCCTTGTCCATGTGGTAGTGGAAAAAAATACAAACAATGTTGTGGGAAAAGTGGACCTAAAAAAGGTGCATTTGCTTCTTGA
- a CDS encoding EAL domain-containing protein: MAELKDLLPVTKNLTLLYIDENQEYLMGMTNALKKVFLRVDDADNATLGAGYLKVNSYDLIIIDSSSSIMSVQNLVKNIRSINKYQEIILTCTNSSSEEILEYSTLQLSSIIKKPFKSIDFLDCVLDVILKLKFNRNYLTKEIEKLQQDVLYERKRIGKFMLNEKSLKAKLSENQQSKPIDLTLNQLTSLSNKLSLDNVLDERAYSMLYLSIDNFDFFRRNFDAATTAEFIKMIVEKLLQYIPSNFSLYHIDYSDFCLLSSANSINETVLLSKKINSLFKDMPIKIRDYSEYIHFSMGTAHERGEVLFLKAQSASLEAKYFGGNKNVIYNPDSNFIKEKQDEYYWRDVVKKAFDKKRIFTYYQPVISNGDESTLYYEVLCRLLDDSNTLVDAKKFMRSAKNSGLGVEITKIVIDKAFTRFEDTQHCFSINIGAADLYDEYLIDLLIYKCEKSDIVTSRVYLEILEDAHNMNSEQIKREVAKLKSKGFHIVIDDFGSSIASYESALIYEAEYIKIEGLFIKKLSDIESYKSAVSGIVAFAKQNGIKTIARHIESQEVLNSVKSLDVEYSQGFFISKPSLDL, from the coding sequence ATGGCAGAGTTAAAAGACTTACTTCCTGTTACCAAAAATTTAACGCTACTTTATATAGATGAAAATCAAGAATATTTAATGGGTATGACAAATGCACTGAAGAAAGTTTTTCTTCGAGTTGATGATGCGGATAATGCAACTCTTGGAGCGGGCTACTTAAAGGTAAATAGTTACGATTTAATCATCATTGACTCTAGTTCATCCATAATGAGTGTGCAAAATTTAGTAAAAAACATTAGAAGTATAAATAAATATCAAGAAATTATTCTCACTTGTACAAATAGTTCTAGCGAAGAAATTTTAGAATACTCCACTCTTCAGCTCTCAAGCATAATAAAAAAGCCATTCAAAAGTATAGATTTTTTAGACTGCGTGCTAGATGTAATTTTAAAATTAAAGTTTAATCGAAATTACCTCACAAAAGAGATAGAGAAACTACAACAAGATGTTTTGTATGAAAGAAAGCGTATCGGTAAATTTATGCTAAACGAAAAGAGTCTAAAGGCTAAACTTAGCGAAAATCAGCAAAGTAAACCAATTGACTTAACTCTAAATCAATTAACATCTTTGTCAAACAAGCTATCATTAGACAATGTCTTGGACGAGAGGGCATACTCGATGCTTTATCTTAGCATTGATAATTTTGATTTTTTTAGAAGAAATTTTGATGCTGCTACTACTGCTGAATTTATAAAAATGATAGTTGAAAAGTTATTGCAATATATTCCTAGCAACTTCAGTCTGTATCATATTGATTACAGTGATTTTTGCTTACTATCTAGTGCAAACTCAATTAATGAAACTGTGCTGTTAAGCAAAAAGATAAACTCACTTTTTAAAGATATGCCGATTAAAATTAGAGATTACTCAGAATATATCCATTTCTCTATGGGAACAGCACATGAGCGAGGGGAAGTACTTTTTCTAAAGGCACAGTCAGCATCCTTGGAAGCTAAATACTTTGGTGGGAATAAAAATGTTATATACAACCCTGATTCAAATTTTATTAAAGAGAAGCAAGATGAGTACTACTGGAGAGATGTGGTAAAAAAAGCTTTTGATAAAAAACGTATTTTTACATATTATCAACCTGTTATATCCAATGGAGATGAATCTACACTTTACTATGAAGTTCTCTGTAGACTACTTGATGATAGTAATACTCTAGTGGATGCTAAAAAGTTTATGAGAAGTGCTAAAAATAGTGGACTTGGAGTAGAAATAACTAAAATTGTAATTGATAAAGCATTTACTCGTTTTGAGGATACTCAGCATTGTTTTTCTATAAATATAGGTGCGGCTGATTTATATGATGAGTACTTAATTGATCTACTAATTTACAAATGTGAAAAAAGTGATATCGTCACATCTAGAGTCTACTTAGAAATTTTAGAAGATGCACATAATATGAATAGTGAGCAGATCAAGAGAGAAGTTGCAAAACTAAAAAGCAAAGGTTTTCATATCGTTATAGATGATTTTGGCTCAAGCATAGCTTCTTATGAAAGTGCCCTAATATATGAGGCTGAATATATAAAGATCGAGGGTCTTTTTATAAAAAAATTATCTGATATCGAGTCTTACAAAAGCGCAGTAAGTGGAATAGTTGCATTCGCAAAGCAAAATGGGATCAAAACTATTGCAAGACATATAGAGAGCCAAGAAGTACTAAACTCAGTTAAAAGCCTAGATGTTGAGTACTCTCAGGGATTCTTTATTAGTAAGCCATCTCTTGATCTCTAA
- a CDS encoding ABC transporter permease, protein MNKSIVSYLVKRFLRFDRDQPFIFLSAILAFLGITLGVMVLLIAMALMNGFDKEFKKQLTIMNYPLTILPKFYGSVDEKLLIDLETKFENLNFSPYIQSSVMVRSGSKLEGGYLFGVNFKKEAEVNSVLKKSIENVGFNKFDALVGKSLMQEFSLFKGDKLTYIFTNVEPGGLSITPKLKRLTVKSFFDSGLSAYDKAYSYTSLSALRSVLHMPSNIYDGIHIYSTNPKKDIEILRKELPVSVAIKGWWEDNLNFFAALEMEKTSLFIVLMLIILIAAINIISSLLMTVMNRRGEIALLLSLGATTLEIKKIFLYLGVIIGIGGIASGIVLGFSGIWILGSFDIISLPKDVYPTSTLPLDLRLLDFIFIVSGAFFIVLLSSYYPAKKASEVDILTVLRNE, encoded by the coding sequence TTGAATAAGTCAATAGTATCATATCTAGTCAAAAGATTTCTTCGTTTTGATAGAGATCAACCATTTATTTTCTTATCAGCAATTTTAGCATTTTTAGGAATTACATTAGGAGTCATGGTTTTACTTATCGCCATGGCTTTAATGAATGGCTTTGACAAGGAATTCAAAAAGCAACTCACTATTATGAACTATCCCTTAACAATTTTGCCAAAATTTTATGGATCCGTTGATGAAAAGTTACTCATAGACTTAGAAACAAAGTTTGAAAATTTAAATTTTAGCCCCTATATTCAATCATCAGTTATGGTAAGAAGTGGTTCAAAACTAGAAGGTGGCTACCTCTTTGGTGTAAACTTTAAAAAAGAAGCGGAAGTAAATAGCGTTTTGAAAAAGTCCATAGAGAATGTAGGTTTTAATAAATTTGATGCTTTAGTGGGTAAAAGTCTCATGCAAGAGTTCTCTTTGTTTAAGGGCGATAAATTAACATATATTTTTACAAATGTAGAGCCAGGAGGATTGTCGATAACTCCTAAGCTAAAGCGTTTAACTGTAAAGTCCTTCTTTGATTCTGGTCTCTCTGCTTATGACAAGGCATATAGCTACACATCACTATCTGCTCTAAGATCAGTGCTACATATGCCAAGTAATATCTATGATGGTATACACATATATTCAACAAATCCAAAAAAAGATATAGAGATACTTAGAAAAGAACTACCAGTAAGTGTTGCTATTAAAGGGTGGTGGGAAGATAATCTTAATTTTTTTGCTGCACTAGAGATGGAAAAGACATCACTTTTTATAGTCTTAATGCTCATTATCTTAATAGCTGCTATCAATATAATATCTTCTCTTTTAATGACGGTTATGAATAGAAGAGGTGAAATAGCACTGCTTCTCTCACTCGGTGCTACTACTCTTGAAATTAAAAAGATATTTCTTTATCTTGGTGTAATCATAGGAATTGGAGGAATTGCAAGTGGCATTGTATTAGGTTTTAGTGGAATATGGATTTTAGGATCTTTTGATATTATCTCTCTACCTAAAGATGTTTATCCAACATCAACTTTACCTTTAGATCTGCGTTTACTTGATTTTATCTTTATTGTAAGTGGTGCATTTTTCATTGTTCTTCTTTCATCATACTACCCAGCAAAAAAAGCAAGTGAAGTAGATATACTTACTGTTTTAAGAAATGAATAA
- the lolA gene encoding LolA-like outer membrane lipoprotein chaperone, with product MKYILLLQLLFSVNYANISDINDFEADFEQSIKDEKNTELKYRGHIQASKPQFAFWNYTSPISKKIYITSNEIIIIEPEIEQVIIKKINSDFDFFSMIKNAKQISENEYVTLYKESIFKISTKESFIESISYKDEFDNDVKIVFSKQLQNKKIDLSVFNPAIPSEYDVIRDQEMAY from the coding sequence TTGAAATACATACTCCTGTTACAATTACTCTTTAGTGTCAACTATGCTAACATTAGCGATATAAACGATTTTGAAGCTGATTTTGAACAATCTATCAAAGATGAAAAAAACACAGAATTAAAATATAGAGGGCACATTCAGGCTTCGAAGCCTCAGTTTGCTTTTTGGAACTACACTAGCCCAATATCTAAAAAAATCTATATTACATCTAATGAAATTATTATTATTGAGCCAGAAATAGAGCAAGTAATTATTAAAAAAATAAATAGTGATTTTGATTTTTTTAGTATGATTAAAAATGCAAAACAAATTAGTGAGAACGAATATGTAACCCTCTATAAAGAATCTATTTTTAAAATTAGCACTAAAGAATCATTTATTGAGTCTATTTCGTATAAAGATGAATTTGACAATGATGTAAAAATTGTATTTTCCAAGCAGCTTCAAAATAAAAAGATAGATTTAAGCGTGTTTAATCCAGCCATACCGAGTGAATATGATGTTATTAGAGATCAAGAGATGGCTTACTAA
- a CDS encoding AsmA-like C-terminal domain-containing protein — MNDKIIISAISNTYSIISNFFIFIFLLFSIVFITLSNGILLENLSIDNVNMQKLYIKWNKRIDISIKTITVTSKNTKANKLEETIDNLEVILTNNTFIDSISIENIYIDDFEASLNYAREQKSQLIVKSNELHINSLFYLTENYLTIELESLVNEAKKIEANGSFYIDINKKNIYSKLNITLNKDSNFHLLSKADLQRFDYKIKNTKISNINPLLNLVDLPQEVKYWVYDAISMSNLSLNSTRGHFLYSNMQDAYKNIYIDATVNKLHYKYNRDLDAIHTQSTKLKFENGIFYIYPMGAHSYGMDLAKSWIKIDFTKKIELLTLKLLFDGKVNKDILKILSTYKIKLPFIQKKGTVKTDLTLEVKLRGVEVDVKGSFFTKRANFDYLGLNLDIEDTFVELDKYDITINKMKASYKDIAKADVKVKYNAKKESGKIDFLLKSLNVDHIQMANKTPLSITYNISPKQDSVYVNKSIWNVKGKNLTIDALLMPFNLKDLKLSIPTVYFEYQDILSGFMAGKVNLDTRVVTLNTDILALNYNGITLTQSNTPLKIKYNKEVEISSKNTIHFNVGSTQYSVDNLLVESKDESFYLKHADIKMGNYIETQIYANYNLNTKKAHLSLNKFVTKDPNTNKIIYSNNKILLSAHIMDDMLKVQSKELNSFFIFQNGEWSLRLNSLDKIAKHSELLKKFHLIDGDILFYKNKDEKSTRFKAQINYPYRLFLTDNKLQKNYSVIGKINKEKLFINIDKKINVKIKEDMKVTLNDVAIYMPELKRLLGDVNNTGSKNKIFNISVNAKNTSLQLSENRKILSDSIDMQYYKNRLSAQLVHGKANAGLNYKDGDFTLYGHNFNDKFMENLFGISKFNSGKFDFSINGKLDNYSGVAYMSGATIKDYKTLNNILAFVNTVPSLITFSIPGYNNNGLFVSQAYTKFHSNNSTLNLTDIYLDSKEIDILGNGVVDLESKSVDIVLNLKTDLGSDLSKVPVVGYILLGEDSISTTLDIKGQLANPKVKSLLAKEIIVAPLNIIKRTLTLPYKLIEGLLPDNNITR, encoded by the coding sequence ATGAATGATAAAATAATAATTAGTGCTATTTCAAATACATATTCTATTATTAGTAATTTCTTTATTTTCATTTTTTTACTATTCTCCATCGTGTTTATCACTCTATCAAATGGCATTCTTTTAGAAAACCTTTCTATTGATAATGTAAATATGCAGAAATTATACATAAAATGGAATAAGAGAATAGATATTTCCATTAAAACAATAACTGTTACTTCAAAGAACACTAAAGCAAATAAGCTTGAAGAAACTATTGATAATCTTGAAGTCATCTTAACAAACAATACTTTTATTGATTCTATCTCTATTGAGAACATATATATAGATGATTTTGAAGCTTCTCTTAACTATGCTAGAGAGCAAAAAAGTCAGCTGATTGTAAAAAGTAATGAACTTCATATTAACTCTCTTTTTTATTTAACAGAAAATTATTTAACAATAGAATTAGAAAGCTTGGTCAATGAAGCTAAGAAAATAGAAGCCAATGGTAGTTTTTATATAGATATTAATAAAAAAAATATTTATTCAAAACTAAACATTACTCTCAATAAAGATTCAAACTTTCATCTTTTATCTAAAGCGGATTTACAAAGATTTGATTACAAAATTAAAAATACAAAAATTTCTAATATTAATCCCTTACTTAATCTTGTAGATTTGCCACAAGAGGTTAAATACTGGGTTTATGATGCAATTTCTATGTCGAATCTATCCCTAAACTCAACAAGGGGACACTTCTTGTATAGTAATATGCAAGATGCATACAAAAATATCTATATAGATGCCACTGTAAATAAACTCCACTACAAGTATAATAGAGACCTTGATGCTATACATACTCAGAGCACAAAACTAAAGTTTGAGAATGGAATTTTTTACATCTACCCAATGGGAGCACACTCATACGGAATGGATCTAGCTAAAAGTTGGATAAAAATTGATTTTACAAAAAAAATAGAACTTCTTACACTTAAATTACTTTTTGATGGAAAAGTAAATAAAGACATTTTAAAAATACTTAGCACTTACAAAATAAAACTACCATTTATTCAAAAAAAAGGAACAGTTAAAACAGATCTTACACTAGAAGTTAAACTCAGAGGAGTAGAAGTAGATGTAAAAGGATCATTCTTTACAAAAAGAGCAAATTTTGATTATCTTGGATTAAATCTAGATATCGAAGATACTTTTGTAGAACTTGATAAGTATGATATCACTATAAACAAAATGAAAGCTTCGTATAAAGATATTGCAAAGGCAGATGTGAAAGTAAAATATAATGCGAAAAAAGAGAGTGGTAAGATTGACTTTTTACTAAAGAGTTTAAATGTTGATCATATTCAGATGGCTAACAAAACTCCGCTTTCGATTACATATAATATATCTCCCAAACAAGATAGTGTGTATGTTAATAAATCAATATGGAATGTTAAAGGTAAAAACTTAACAATTGACGCACTTCTAATGCCTTTTAATCTGAAAGATTTAAAACTAAGCATTCCTACCGTATATTTTGAATATCAAGACATTTTAAGTGGTTTTATGGCTGGAAAAGTAAATCTTGATACACGAGTGGTTACTCTTAATACTGATATTTTAGCATTGAACTATAATGGAATTACTCTTACTCAATCCAATACGCCTCTAAAAATAAAATACAATAAAGAAGTTGAAATATCTTCAAAAAATACAATTCACTTTAATGTAGGTAGTACTCAATATAGTGTAGATAATCTTCTTGTTGAATCAAAAGACGAGAGTTTCTACTTAAAACATGCAGATATTAAAATGGGTAATTATATAGAGACACAGATCTATGCCAACTATAATTTGAATACAAAAAAAGCACATTTAAGTCTTAATAAGTTTGTTACAAAAGACCCAAACACAAATAAGATTATTTACTCAAATAATAAAATACTCCTCTCAGCACATATAATGGATGATATGTTAAAAGTTCAATCTAAAGAGCTTAATTCTTTTTTCATCTTTCAAAATGGTGAATGGAGCCTAAGGCTTAATTCATTAGATAAGATTGCCAAACATTCTGAGCTGCTCAAAAAGTTTCACCTTATTGATGGGGATATACTTTTTTACAAAAACAAAGATGAGAAATCAACGCGATTTAAGGCACAAATAAATTATCCTTACAGGCTTTTTCTTACAGACAATAAACTACAGAAGAATTACAGCGTGATTGGGAAAATAAATAAAGAAAAGCTTTTTATAAATATTGATAAAAAAATAAATGTGAAAATAAAAGAGGATATGAAAGTTACTTTGAATGATGTTGCTATATATATGCCTGAACTCAAAAGACTACTTGGTGACGTAAATAACACAGGCTCTAAAAATAAGATCTTTAACATTTCAGTAAATGCTAAAAACACATCCCTTCAACTTAGTGAAAATAGAAAGATACTATCTGATTCGATTGATATGCAATATTACAAAAATAGGCTCAGTGCACAACTTGTACATGGCAAGGCAAACGCTGGGCTAAATTATAAAGATGGAGATTTTACTCTTTATGGACACAACTTTAATGATAAGTTTATGGAAAATTTATTTGGTATATCAAAGTTTAATTCAGGAAAATTTGACTTCTCAATAAATGGAAAGCTTGACAACTATAGCGGTGTCGCCTATATGAGTGGAGCAACAATTAAAGATTATAAGACTCTAAACAATATCTTAGCATTTGTAAACACTGTTCCATCCTTAATAACTTTTTCTATTCCTGGCTATAACAATAATGGTTTATTTGTCTCCCAGGCTTATACAAAATTTCACTCTAATAACAGTACCCTTAACCTTACAGATATATATCTAGACTCGAAGGAGATTGATATACTAGGAAATGGTGTTGTTGATTTAGAGAGTAAAAGTGTTGATATCGTTTTAAATCTTAAAACAGATCTTGGAAGTGATTTATCAAAAGTTCCAGTTGTTGGTTACATACTCTTGGGAGAGGATAGTATATCAACTACACTAGATATTAAAGGTCAACTTGCAAATCCAAAGGTAAAATCACTTCTAGCAAAAGAGATAATTGTAGCACCTTTAAATATTATAAAGAGAACCCTTACTCTTCCTTACAAATTAATAGAAGGTTTACTTCCAGATAACAATATCACAAGATAG